In Microcoleus sp. FACHB-672, the genomic stretch TAATCCCAAGATCAATAAAAACAGCACTAAACCAATTGTACAAGCGTAGCTCATTTCTAATTCACGAAAAGCCTTTTCATAAAGATAATAGACAATAGTTTTAGAACTGCTTCGCGGCCCTCCTTGAGTCATAATATAGACTTCTTCAAACACTTTGGTTGCAGAAATTGCTGAAATTACCGCTACCAATAATAAATAAGGTTTCATTAAAGGAACGGTGATATCCCAGTGCTTGCGAATGCCATCTGAACCATCAATCGCACCGGCTTCATACAGCTCAGCAGGAATCGCTTGCAAGCCGGCTAAATAAATGACCATGTAATATCCCAAACCCTTCCAAATCGTAACCGCCATGACGCTAAAAAGGGCGAATTTGGGGCTAGTCAGCCAGGGAATTCCCTCACCGGCACGCACCAAACCAAGTATTTGCAGCAGTTGATTCAGCAAGCCGGTTTCTGCATAAAGCCACTTCCAAGCAATGCCGGCAACCACCATTGAAATCACCACTGGCGTATAATAAGCCGCCCGAAACCAAGCGATTCCGCGCAGTTTTTGATTAACCAAAATCGCAAGCCCTAGAGGTGCCGCAACCAAAATCGGCACGACACAAATCAGATAAAGTAGAGTATTCCAAAGCGTTTGTAAAAAAATCGGATCAGTGAATAATTTCTGGAAATTAGCTAACCCCACCCACTGCGGTGCTTCAGTTAAATCATATTCAAAGCGGGTGAAACTCAAGTAAAAAGCTTGAAATGCCGGCCAAAAAACAGTCAGCCCCAGCAACAACAGGGCGGGCAGCAAAAATAGATAAGGCGTGAGGCGCTGCCAGTTAATACTAGAGTTTAAGGATTTTAGATTCATTTTTTATTGGGGGACTGGAGGCGACAGGCTAGAAACTTCCAATCCCTAATTTTACGTTGGCGGAGCATATATGGGCATTTCCTGTGATCTTAAATTATGATTTAGACTGCGATTTTACAGGAAATTAACACCCTAAAAAAAGAAAAACACAAGAAAATAAGAGAAGTTAAAATCGGCAGCCTTCAACAGGGAAGCATCACAAAAACTGTGGTTTCTTGGTTAGGGACACTCTCAATATTTAATTGACCTCCGTGTAATTCTGCTAAGCGTTTAGAGAGGCTTAGCCCTAACCCCGTGCCTTGCTGTTCATATATCTTACGCTCAAATTGCATATAAGCTCCCACCTCAGCAATTTGTTCCGCTGTCATGCCTCGTCCCTGATTCGTAACAGACAGAATAAACTGGTTATTTTCTATACGGCTAGTAAGGTTAACCGGCGTGCCACTATCAGAAAATTTAAAAGCGTTGTCCACCAGTTCTTCAACGAGCTTCATGAGCCGCTCAGATGAAATATTCGCTCTGACTTCTTGAAGCTCTAAGTGCAGATCCTCTGCGCGACAGACTTGTTTTGCGTGTGATACAGCAGCATTTTTAATGATGCTTTTGCCAAAGCTTGTCTCCTTGCTTCGCAGTTCTTTCACCCGCTCTGGATCAGTGGCCATTAGCTCTAGTTCGGCATAAAGCAAAAAATTTTGAGTGAGCCGGTATAACCGTTTTCCAGACAGATGGATATGCTCTAACATTTCCCGAACTTCTGCTGGTTCAAAAGAATTGAAATCCTCAAGAAGAAGTTCTGAAAAAGCGAGAATTCCATTGAGAGGAGTCCGCAGTTCGTGTGGCAACGACAGGATAATACTACTGCGTAATTTTTCGAGCTTTTGGGCTTGTTGGCGCTCAATCGCTGCTTGCTTTTCGAGCCGAGTGCTGATCGTTCTCAGCAGTTCTTTAATGGTACAAGGCTTGGGTATATAATCGTCTGCGCCTAGTTCCATTCCCTTTCGAGTCTGTGCTTTGTCAGCAAAAGCAGTCAGGAAAATGAAGGGAATTGTTGCTGTCAGCGGATCTTTACGCAATGCTTCTAGTACGGCATAACCATCGATTTCTGGCATCATTACGTCGCACAAAATTAAATCCGGCAAATGTTCAGCAGCCAGTTGAAGGCCAATTTTGCCGTTTTCCGCTCCGATTGCTTTGAAATTTTCCGCCTCAAGCAATTCTCTAATGTTCTCGCGGATTTCACTCTCGTCTTCTATGATTAAAATCTTAGTCATTTGTCAGCTATCATTTGTCAGTTGGCAGGGTCGTAACCAAAGGGCAATCAATCTCTGAATCTGTCTTTTAAGTTATCCTATGATCAGTTTTTCCGATATCATGAGCCGGCGCTGATTGCAAGTTGTCAGTTTGAAAAGTTTTACCATTAATCATCCCCTCATTCCTCATTACACACCATCCTTCAGATAGAATTTTGTGGAAGTTGCAATCGATTACCGCCGGCTAGTAATTTTTCAAACTCGGAACTTGGCACAGGCCGGCTAAAATAGTAACCTTGAATTTCATCACATTGATGCTGGTATAAGAAAGCCAGTTCGGCTTCCGTTTCTACCCCTTCTGCAATTACCTTTAAGTTTAGCTGATGAGCTAGTTGAATTAAAGCGGTCGTAATCGCTGTATTTTTAGCATCTTTGTGAAGATTACTGACAAAGCAACGGTCAATTTTCAAAATATCAAATGGAAATTGCCGCAAATAGCTTAATGACGAGTAACCTGTGCCAAAATCATCGATCGCTATCTGCACTCCAATCGCTTTTAAAGCATCTAGCTGCCGGATTGCTACCTCTGGATTTTGCACAAGGGTGCCTTCAGTCAGCTCTAAATCTAAATACTCAGGATTGAAATTTGTTTGAGCTAATATCTCCACAACGCGTTGGCGCAAATTGAGTTGAGTGAATTGCCGGCCAGATAAATTCACCGCCACGCGTAAAGATTCATACCCATTAGCCTGCCACGCTTGGGTTTGCCGGCAAGCGGTACTTAAAACCCATTCCCCAATCGGTTCAATCAAGCCGGTTTCTTCAGCCAGCGGAATAAATTTTGCCGGCGAAATAGAGCCGCGAACTGGATGATGCCAACGCAAAAGTGCTTCGCAACCAACAATTTTGCCGGTTTGCAGGCTCACTTGGGGCTGGTAGTGTAATGCAAGTTCTTCGCCTTCTAAGGCATAGCGTAGCTCGGTTTCTAAAGCTAGCTGATCAGAATCTCCAACAGGGAAAGCCGGCGTGTAAAATTCACAACCATTTCCCCCCTGCTGCTTCACCTGATCCATCGCCTTTTTGGCATATTGTAGTAATTTATCTAGTTCGCTGCCATGACGAGGATAAAAAGCGACACCAATGCTAGGAGTAACAAAAACTTCTCTACCGTTTATAAAAAAAGGCCGGCATAAATTGTGTTGCAGAATTTGAACGGATTCGGCAGCCGCTTTTTTGTGTTCAACAGGTGCTAGAATAATGGCAAATTGATCGGCATTTAAGCGAGCAACTATGCTGCCCTCACTAACTCGATTTGTGAGCCGATCAGCCACAGCTTTCAGTAATAAATCACCAAACTCATATCCTAGGGTCTCATTAATTCGGCTAAAGCGGTCTAACCCTACACACAAAATTGGTAGAGTTAAAGATTCCAAGTTTTTTGTTGGGGATTTATCAGGATCTTTTGCTGCAAGTGCAGCAATATTTTGATTGAATCGATCTTGTAAAGACAGCCGATTTGGTATCTTGGTTAAGCTGTCGAAATAAAGCAAATTATTCAGCCGAGTTGATGCTTGGTTTAGTTGTGTATCGTATTGCTTTTGCAAAGCAGCGGATTTTTTCAGCCGCGTTGCAATCGCCCTCAGCAGTTCATCTGGTGTACACGGCTTCGTAAGATAATCATCCGCACCTAGATCCATGCCGGCACGCACATCAAGCCGGTCGGTTCTGGCCGTCAGAAATATAAAAGGAATGGTTGCCGTACTCGGATCATTTCTTAACGCATTCAAGACGCTGTGGCCATCCATTTCCGGCATCATTACATCGCAGATAATTAAATCTGGCAATTCTTCGGTTGCCCTCTGAAAACCGATTAGCCCATTTTCCGCCCCGATGGCTTCAAACGCCTCTAACTCCAGCAGTTCTAAAATGTTTTCCCGGATTAATTCTTCATCTTCTATGACTAGAATTTTTGGCATACTTTCAGCAAGTTATGAACAGCTTTACAATTTGTTCTCTCAGCTTTAATTTTCCTTACTTTCCTCTAGAAACGCTACTCACTGGAATTAGAATTAGAATTAAAGGCTCTTATAAAATTCATTCTGCTAAGAAGCTTAGCATTTTCAGGGGTAAGCAAATCTTGCAAGCTAGCAAGCTGATTAATGATTGCGATTTCGCGGGCGCACTCTTCTTGTAAAATTTTGATATAGCGGCTGCGAGCTTCTTCAGTCGGAGCAACTTTTAGCATTTGAATTGCCATCGTGATATTCGACAGCGGATCGCGCAACTCCTGAGAAAGGCTTTGTAGCAAATCTTCTGCGGTGGTGTTCATCCGCTGAAGCTCTCGCACTCTTTGCTGTAACCCTTTGGCTCGCTCGCGCTCAGCTGCGTATTGTTCCTTATAGATAGCCTGTTTTTCTAGCCGAATGGAAATTGCTTTGAGCAATTCATTTGTAGTACATGGTTTCGTTAAATAATCGTCTGCCCCTAACTCCATACCTTTTCGCGTAGAACTTCTGTCATCTTTAGCAGTAAGAAAAATTAAGGGAATTGTCGCCGTCACCGGCTCGCTTCTTAAGGCTGTCAGCACAGCATAACCATCAAGGTTTGGCATCATAATGTCGCAAATAATTAAATCGGGCAAATATTCTCGCGCTAACTGAATGCCTAGCAAGCCATTACTTGCCTCAAGCGCCTCAAAATTTTCTGCATCTAATAATTCTAAAATGTTAGCGCGTACTGCTTCATCGTCTTCAATAACTAATATTTTTTTCATTTTCAGGGTGAGAAAGATCCAGACTAAACATGGTTTCTCATTGGCAGCGTCACCGTAAATGCAGTGCCGGCACCCACTTCACTTTGACACGATATCTGCCCACCGTGCAAGTCCACAGCTCTTTTAACAATGGCCAATCCCAGGCCGGTTCCAGAAATAGTCCCAACGTTTGTTCCTCGGTGGAAAGTCTCAAACAGACGTTTTTGATCTTCTGCGGTAATGCCGATCCCTTTGTCTTCAATGCGAAAAACTGCCTGATCCTGCTCACAGGTGAGTTCAAACTTAATCGAGCTTTTTGGGGGAGAATACTTAATCGCATTAGAAAGCAAATTACTGAGAATATGCCGCAACAGTTTTTCATCCATTTTGGCTTCAGTACAGTCCCCCAGGCAAATCCACTCAATGGGGTGCTGATAATCCGTGTTGAGTTGCATTTCTTCCATGATTTCTCCGCAAAATTTTTTCAACTCTACACCCGTTGGGTTAAATTCTAGTTTGCCCGCATCCGTTTGGCCAATCACCAAAATGTAATCTAACATTTCAGTCATCTGTTTGATAGCGGTTTGAATTCGATGTAAATGAGTGACTTTTTTCTCCTCTGTCCATCGATCTCCGTAATTTTCTAGTAAAGTCGCAGAAAAAAGGATCGTAGACATGGGAGTGCGGAACTCATGGGAAACCATCGAAACAAAGCGAGACTTCAGCTCATTCAGTTCTTTTTCTTTTTCCAAGGCTTTACGAACTTCTGCTTCCGCCTTGGCTCTTGCCAAAGCAATTTCTAAAGTGGTGTGTAAATCTCTTTCTTCAAAAGGCTTGACGATATAGCCAAAAGGTTTAGTTTTTTTTGCTTTTTCTAAAGTTGCTTCATCCGTATGAGAAGTTAAAAATACCACAGGAACCTGATAGAGCGTGCGAATCACTTCAGCCGCTTCCACGCCATCCATTTTTCCTTGCAGCATAATATCCATCAAGACTAAATCTGGATGAATTTCTGCAACTTTCTCTATCGCTTTTTCTCCCGAAGAAACAATAGCCTCCACCGCATATCCCAAATTCTTTAAACTATTTTTTAGATCGAGAGCAATAATTCTCTCGTCTTCGACGATAATAATACTTGCCTTAGCCATTCTTCGTTCCTATTTTTTAATTTATTCCAAATTTAATT encodes the following:
- a CDS encoding carbohydrate ABC transporter permease, with translation MNLKSLNSSINWQRLTPYLFLLPALLLLGLTVFWPAFQAFYLSFTRFEYDLTEAPQWVGLANFQKLFTDPIFLQTLWNTLLYLICVVPILVAAPLGLAILVNQKLRGIAWFRAAYYTPVVISMVVAGIAWKWLYAETGLLNQLLQILGLVRAGEGIPWLTSPKFALFSVMAVTIWKGLGYYMVIYLAGLQAIPAELYEAGAIDGSDGIRKHWDITVPLMKPYLLLVAVISAISATKVFEEVYIMTQGGPRSSSKTIVYYLYEKAFRELEMSYACTIGLVLFLLILGLSVINLKLADIRGRVG
- a CDS encoding response regulator, which encodes MTKILIIEDESEIRENIRELLEAENFKAIGAENGKIGLQLAAEHLPDLILCDVMMPEIDGYAVLEALRKDPLTATIPFIFLTAFADKAQTRKGMELGADDYIPKPCTIKELLRTISTRLEKQAAIERQQAQKLEKLRSSIILSLPHELRTPLNGILAFSELLLEDFNSFEPAEVREMLEHIHLSGKRLYRLTQNFLLYAELELMATDPERVKELRSKETSFGKSIIKNAAVSHAKQVCRAEDLHLELQEVRANISSERLMKLVEELVDNAFKFSDSGTPVNLTSRIENNQFILSVTNQGRGMTAEQIAEVGAYMQFERKIYEQQGTGLGLSLSKRLAELHGGQLNIESVPNQETTVFVMLPC
- a CDS encoding EAL domain-containing response regulator; translated protein: MPKILVIEDEELIRENILELLELEAFEAIGAENGLIGFQRATEELPDLIICDVMMPEMDGHSVLNALRNDPSTATIPFIFLTARTDRLDVRAGMDLGADDYLTKPCTPDELLRAIATRLKKSAALQKQYDTQLNQASTRLNNLLYFDSLTKIPNRLSLQDRFNQNIAALAAKDPDKSPTKNLESLTLPILCVGLDRFSRINETLGYEFGDLLLKAVADRLTNRVSEGSIVARLNADQFAIILAPVEHKKAAAESVQILQHNLCRPFFINGREVFVTPSIGVAFYPRHGSELDKLLQYAKKAMDQVKQQGGNGCEFYTPAFPVGDSDQLALETELRYALEGEELALHYQPQVSLQTGKIVGCEALLRWHHPVRGSISPAKFIPLAEETGLIEPIGEWVLSTACRQTQAWQANGYESLRVAVNLSGRQFTQLNLRQRVVEILAQTNFNPEYLDLELTEGTLVQNPEVAIRQLDALKAIGVQIAIDDFGTGYSSLSYLRQFPFDILKIDRCFVSNLHKDAKNTAITTALIQLAHQLNLKVIAEGVETEAELAFLYQHQCDEIQGYYFSRPVPSSEFEKLLAGGNRLQLPQNSI
- a CDS encoding response regulator; the encoded protein is MKKILVIEDDEAVRANILELLDAENFEALEASNGLLGIQLAREYLPDLIICDIMMPNLDGYAVLTALRSEPVTATIPLIFLTAKDDRSSTRKGMELGADDYLTKPCTTNELLKAISIRLEKQAIYKEQYAAERERAKGLQQRVRELQRMNTTAEDLLQSLSQELRDPLSNITMAIQMLKVAPTEEARSRYIKILQEECAREIAIINQLASLQDLLTPENAKLLSRMNFIRAFNSNSNSSE
- a CDS encoding ATP-binding protein; this encodes MAKASIIIVEDERIIALDLKNSLKNLGYAVEAIVSSGEKAIEKVAEIHPDLVLMDIMLQGKMDGVEAAEVIRTLYQVPVVFLTSHTDEATLEKAKKTKPFGYIVKPFEERDLHTTLEIALARAKAEAEVRKALEKEKELNELKSRFVSMVSHEFRTPMSTILFSATLLENYGDRWTEEKKVTHLHRIQTAIKQMTEMLDYILVIGQTDAGKLEFNPTGVELKKFCGEIMEEMQLNTDYQHPIEWICLGDCTEAKMDEKLLRHILSNLLSNAIKYSPPKSSIKFELTCEQDQAVFRIEDKGIGITAEDQKRLFETFHRGTNVGTISGTGLGLAIVKRAVDLHGGQISCQSEVGAGTAFTVTLPMRNHV